One Nerophis ophidion isolate RoL-2023_Sa linkage group LG06, RoL_Noph_v1.0, whole genome shotgun sequence genomic region harbors:
- the LOC133553907 gene encoding uncharacterized protein LOC133553907 has protein sequence YMLPLGDIIRKYGISFHCYADDTQLYMPIKLTNTPDCSQLEACLNEIKQWMSANFLQLNAKKTEMLIIGPARHRPLFNDTTLTFDNQTIKQGDTVKNLGVIFDPTLSFESHIKSVTKTAFFHLRNIAKIRSILSTKDAEIIIHAFVTSRLDYCNVLFSGLPMSSIKRLQLVQNAAARLLTRTRKFDHITPVLAHLHWLPVHLRCDFKVLLLTYKILHGLAPSYLADCIVPYVPARNLRSKDSGLLVIPKAQKKSVGYRAFSFRAPVLWNALPVKVRDATSVEAFKSHLKTH, from the coding sequence tacatgctgccgctaggtgacatcatacgcaaatacggtattagctttcactgctatgctgatgacacccaactctacatgcccataaagctgaccaacacgccggattgtagtcagctggaggcgtgtcttaatgaaattaaacaatggatgtccgctaactttttgcaactcaacgccaaaaaaacggaaatgctgattatcggtcctgctagacaccgacctctatttaatgatacaactctaacatttgacaaccaaacaattaaacaaggcgacacggtaaagaatctgggtgttatctttgacccaactctctcatttgagtcacacattaaaagcgttacaaaaacggccttctttcatctccgtaatatcgctaaaattcgctctattttgtccactaaagacgccgagatcattatccatgcgtttgttacgtctcgcctcgactattgtaacgtattattttcgggtctccccatgtctagcattaaaagattacagttggtacaaaatgcggctgctagacttttgacaagaacaagaaagtttgatcacattacgcctgtactggctcacctgcactggcttcctgtgcacttaagatgtgactttaaggttttactacttacgtataaaatactacacggtctagctccatcctatcttgccgattgtattgtaccatatgtcccggcaagaaatttgcgttcaaaggactccggcttattagtgattcccaaagcccaaaaaaagtctgtgggctatagagcgttttcatttcgggctccagtactctggaatgccctcccggtaaaagttcgagatgccacctcagtagaagcatttaagtctcaccttaaaactcat